From the genome of Bactrocera oleae isolate idBacOlea1 chromosome 2, idBacOlea1, whole genome shotgun sequence, one region includes:
- the LOC106625742 gene encoding membrane alanyl aminopeptidase-like: MAKQYLAAFLGAFFCVTAFAAPYAEQTEVTGRAVAPDGNDYRLPTNILPWNYKIKLTPYLLESDGNKRFTFDGEVTIQINSTINTKTLIMHTKNLNYTTRELWSEDAPDNKTSLGAGTLNAVTDKIQYDLTTELVANKTYFLHFVYNGTMDDDMHGFYRSSYVDSSNNTRWIGSTQFQTNHARRAFPSFDEPKFKATFDVTIRRPASMNSFGNTRISNKITNGNYVEDVYVQTPRMSTYILAFIVSEFAERSNTNFGVIARPEYYDQTEYSYTVGQQLLAALNSYFGINYYEMGNDKMHMAAIPDFSAGAMENWGLLTYRERALLYDKESTTLSAKQSIATVVAHEQTHMWFGDLVTCDWWSYTWLNEGFARYFQYFGTAMVETELGLDQQFVVDQVQVVMSMDSTNNTNPMSDENTNTPSDLSRMFNSISYNKGGSIIRMVKHAIGEENFRRSLNDYLNQNKYTNTIPANLLTIWQQYWPEQTRSFAENVFNSFTQQVGYPLITVELSADKKSFTVKQERFLLKDRDTANTELLYTVPISYTTSDAKDFINTTPKFYLEASKTPVTFDLTNSIEWIILNIQESGYYRVNYDDSTWDAIHQALHSANWGSIHELNRAQIVDDLLNLARADILKYDKALEVLEYLESETNYLPWTSAFNGFSYINIRLGSDTKQFSEYILELTKTVYDKLGFVESTSNSALDIYTRAKVLSWSCKFGNEECISKSKEYFAKINTTPVPVNIRSVVYCNALRYGNESDYDTLFNKFLTSNSATERTLILNTLGCVKDETLIQKYFNAILSDDIRRQDKSSALSSLYTENNENVGPVFKLVTDNYEKLADAMGSYSSVATVISNIATRFTTESEKQSLKAFNDQNKDKFGSAQSTLLSSEKTVDENLVWATNKLGQFRTYLNNRNGAATNTIAILTMLVCALVGRFLQ, encoded by the exons ATGGCAAAACAGTACCTCGCTGCCTTTTTGGGGGCATTTTTCTGCGTCACAGCTTTTGCTGCGCCCTACGCAGAGCAAACTGAGGTGACCGGCAGAGCGGTTGCACCCGACGGTAACGACTATCGTTTGCCAACGAATATACTTCCATGGAATTACAAGATCAAGCTTACGCCGTATCTACTGGAAAGTGATGGCAATAAACGATTCACTTTCGATGGTGAAGTTACCATTCAAATCAATTCGACCATCAATACAAAAACATTGATTATGCATACGAAGAACTTAAATTATACAACTAGAGAATTATGGTCTGAAGACGCACCCGACAACAAGACTAGCTTGGGCGCGGGCACATTAAATGCAGTCACTGACAAAATCCAATACGATTTGACGACAGAATTGGTAGCgaataaaacatatttcttgCATTTCGTCTATAATGGCACCATGGACGATGACATGCATGGTTTCTACCGGAGCTCTTATGTGGATTCTTCTAATAATACAAG ATGGATTGGTTCTACGCAATTCCAAACGAATCATGCACGCCGCGCCTTCCCCTCATTCGACGAACCAAAATTCAAGGCTACCTTCGACGTGACAATTAGACGTCCAGCATCCATGAATTCTTTTGGCAACACTCGCATTTCCAACAAAATCACTAATGG CAATTATGTGGAGGATGTGTACGTGCAAACACCACGTATGTCCACTTATATTCTCGCTTTCATTGTATCCGAGTTTGCGGAACGCAGTAACACTAATTTCGGTGTAATTGCACGACCTGAGTATTACGATCAGACTGAATATAGTTATACTGTTGGTCAACAACTTTTAGCCGCTCTCAACAGCTACTTTGGCATTAATTATTACGAAATGGGTAATGATAAAATGCATATGGCTGCAATTCCTGACTTCTCTGCCGGTGCAATGGAAAACTGGGGTCTCTTAACCTACAGAGAACGTGCCTTGCTGTACGATAAGGAGTCGACTACGCTCAGTGCCAAGCAATCGATTGCCACTGTGGTGGCACACGAACAGACCCATATGTGGTTCGGTGATTTGGTTACTTGCGATTGGTGGAGTTATACATGGTTGAATGAGGGTTTTGCACGCTACTTCCAATACTTCGGTACAGCTATG GTTGAAACAGAATTGGGGCTAGATCAACAGTTTGTTGTCGATCAAGTACAAGTTGTAATGAGTATGGACTCAACCAATAACACGAATCCGATGAGTGATGAAAATACCAATACCCCAAGTGATCTTTCCCGCATGTTCAATAGTATTTCCTACAATAAGGGCGGCAGTATTATACGCATGGTCAAGCATGCTATCGGCGAGGAAAACTTCAGGAGATCGCTAAACGATTATCTAAACCAAAA CAAATACACTAACACCATTCCAGCTAATCTGCTAACCATCTGGCAACAATACTGGCCGGAGCAGACTAGAAGTTTTGCTGAAAACGTATTTAACAGCTTTACGCAACAAGTCGGTTATCCGCTCATCACTGTCGAATTGTCCGCTGACAAGAAGAGTTTCACCGTTAAGCAAGAGCGTTTCCTGCTCAAAGATCGTGATACTGCCAACACTGAATTGCTCTACACTGTCCCAATCTCATATACAACTAGCGATGCGAAAGATTTCATAAATACAACTCCCAAATTTTACCTGGAGGCATCAAAAACCCCAGTCACATTTGACTTAACAAACAGCATCGAATGGATCATACTAAATATACAGGAGTCTGGCTATTATCGCGTCAACTACGATGACAGTACTTGGGATGCCATACATCAGGCATTGCACTCTGCTAACTGGGGTAGCATTCACGAACTCAATCGTGCTCAAATAGTCGATGATTTGCTCAACTTGGCGCGTGCTGATATCTTGAAATACGACAAAGCATTGGAAGTGCTCGAGTATTTGGAGAGTGAAACAAATTACCTTCCTTGGACTTCGGCCTTTAATGGTttctcatacataaatattcgCCTTGGTAGCGATACTAAACAATTTTCCGAATACATACTTGAACTAACGAAAACGGTATATGACAAGCTTGGCTTTGTGGAGAGTACCTCGAACAGTGCCTTGGATATCTATACTCGTGCAAAAGTGCTATCGTGGTCCTGCAAGTTCGGCAATGAAGAGTGTATTAGCAAATCAAaagaatattttgcaaaaattaatacaaCTCCAGTGCCTGTGAATATCCGTTCGGTTGTATACTGTAATGCTTTGCGTTACGGCAATGAAAGCGATTACGATACATTgttcaacaaatttttgacaAGTAACTCAGCGACTGAACGAACCCTGATACTCAATACATTGGGTTGTGTTAAAGATGAAACCCTGATTCAGAAATATTTCAACGCCATTCTGAGTGACGATATTCGCCGTCAGGATAAATCGAGTGCACTGTCCAGTCTATACACCGAAAATAATGAGAATGTCGGTCCAGTTTTCAAATTGGTAACGGATAACTATGAAAAACTGGCGGATGC TATGGGTAGCTACTCTTCCGTTGCCACTGTAATCTCTAATATTGCCACTCGTTTTACCACCGAGAGTGAAAAACAGAGCCTGAAGGCTTTCAATGATCAGAACAAGGATAAATTTGGCAGCGCCCAGTCCACACTTTTGTCATCGGAAAAGACAGTGGACGAGAATTTAGTATGGGCCACAAATAAGTTGGGACAATTTAGGACCTATTTAAATAACCGCAACGGCGCTGCAACCAACACAATTGCCATTCTGACGATGCTTGTATGTGCTCTCGTTGGTCGCTTCCTGCAGTAA
- the LOC106623423 gene encoding aminopeptidase Ey, giving the protein MNILIKTFLLLLGCSAAIIDAAELSYRLGRNVMPVAYDIWLRPYLLVSDGARRYTFNGEVNITLHYSKAQEITLHKNLIEITGAWLYNNNNKSAQLIQTFTKDELTFDDITQKLTVPLKDQLTQYNKYILRFMYTGRIRDGMQGFFRANYTDDTGLEKWIGVTQSQRIDARSIFPCFDEPAFKATFRLEMSRPAKYKTVFNTELLESIPDGADRYLDIFAATPPMSTYLFAFLLSEHEQYGSDDLKVITRAEYQNYTLFAYEVAERAIKAYDEYTRQPYKQLGLPLMQLAGSPKFPHNGMENWGLIIYKDDVLVNQPGYTDGWSNKEYTLTIIVHETAHMWFGNSVTMEWWSYFWLNEGFARYYQYFLANKLYPEYQLDQQFVVNQIHLIFEIDATNATQPMTSLATSINTPQEIGHKFSSIAYAKGAAILRMMANLMGVNNFDNAIRAYLKEYHLKNTKPEYLFEHLKNYWPSLPQVHLEQFFSDWTEQVGYPVLFVNVIAVGRINLTQKRFLLDPRDAKTDILTYTIPLTYTTDNERQFDNLTARIYIQKDSDLSLIFDKPYKWILFNLQQSNYYRVFYDKTLLWQLKTALSTINHSGIPIINRAQLIDDLFNFARVGMLGYDKVFEFTEYLTYETEYLPWYAFFSNLQRVAQRLTLEQQKLFVKYLQDIMSNIYKHLGFTRSNDTVLDIYNRNKVISWACKFHLFECDREAQQHFDALKATGSKPTPDFRETLYCNAIRDSQLTYYGILNEWFRNEKVISEKQKLMRAMSCTRFFHETQYIRILSGDIPSEYTSMSITEMYKQNPENVEAILIMITTTIDHLVVRIGGWSNLANLIHDIANYLTTPKQQKLLEDFVEAHSLHFGSSISILHDAVANVETNLKWANMHLPKLLQYLERRNGAGIKSITALLLIFVSVVHRFL; this is encoded by the exons ATGAATATTCTAATAAAAACGTTTCTGCTGCTGCTGGGATGCAGCGCTGCCATTATTGACGCCGCAGAACTATCATATCGCTTAGGGAGGAATGTTATGCCCGTAGCATATGATATTTGGCTAAGACCATATCTCTTGGTCAGCGATGGAGCACGTCGATACACTTTTAATGGTGAAGTTAACATAACGTTGCATTACAGCAAAGCGCAGGAAATCACTTTACATAAAAATCTTATTGAAATAACTGGTGCTTggctgtacaacaacaacaacaagtccgCTCAACTCATACAGACATTTACTAAAGATGAATTGACCTTCGATGATATAACACAAAAGTTAACAGTGCCTTTGAAAGATCAGCTAACGCAGTACAACAAATACATCTTACGCTTCATGTACACGGGGCGAATACGTGATGGTATGCAAGGATTTTTCCGCGCCAATTACACTGACGACACCGGCTTGGAAAA ATGGATCGGAGTAACACAATCTCAGCGCATCGATGCACGCTCCATATTTCCTTGCTTTGACGAGCCCGCCTTCAAAGCGACATTCCGCTTGGAAATGAGTCGGCCAGCCAAATACAAGACTGTGTTCAATACAGAGTTATTAGAGAGTATACCAGATGG CGCTGACCGTTACTTGGACATATTTGCTGCGACGCCACCAATGTCCACATATTTATTTGCGTTTCTCCTCTCAGAACACGAACAATATGGCAGTGATGATCTTAAAGTAATTACGCGTGCAGAATATCAAAATTATACGCTCTTTGCTTACGAAGTGGCGGAGCGAGCTATCAAAGCTTACGACGAATACACCCGACAACCATACAAGCAATTAGGACTGCCTCTGATGCAACTTGCTGGATCACCGAAATTTCCACATAATGGAATGGAAAATTGgggtttaattatatataa GGACGATGTGCTAGTAAACCAACCTGGCTACACTGATGGCTGGTCAAACAAAGAGTACACGCTCACCATAATAGTGCATGAGACAGCGCACATGTGGTTCGGCAATAGTGTGACAATGGAATGGTGGAGTTACTTCTGGTTAAATGAGGGATTTGCACGCTACTATCAATACTTTTTGGCGAACAAG CTATATCCGGAGTATCAGTTAGATCAACAATTTGTTGTAAATCAAATTCATTTGATATTTGAGATAGACGCTACAAACGCCACTCAACCGATGACCAGTCTAGCCACAAGTATAAACACCCCACAAGAAATCGGACATAAATTTAGCAGCATCGCTTATGCGAAAGGCGCCGCTATTCTGCGTATGATGGCGAATCTTATGGGAGTCAATAATTTTGATAACGCCATTCGCGCCTACCTCAAAGAATA TCATTTGAAAAACACCAAACCAGAATATCTCTTTGAACACTTGAAAAACTATTGGCCTTCCTTGCCGCAAGTTCATTTGGAACAGTTCTTCTCAGATTGGACCGAACAAGTCGGATATCCAGTGCTGTTTGTCAATGTCATTGCTGTAGGTCGAATCAATCTAACTCAAAAGCGTTTTTTGCTGGATCCGCGTGATGCTAAGACTGACATACTCACATATACTATACCACTTACCTATACCACTGACAATGAGCGCCAATTTGATAACCTGACAGCACGTATTTACATTCAAAAAGACAGCGACCTgtctttaatttttgacaaaccTTACAAATGGATACTCTTCAATCTACAACAGTCGAATTATTATCGTGTGTTCTATGACAAAACCTTATTGTGGCAGCTTAAAACGGCGCTATCCACAATAAACCACAGCGGCATACCAATCATAAATCGCGCACAACTGATCGATGATTTATTCAATTTTGCACGCGTCGGCATGTTGGGCTACGATAAGGTATTTGAATTTACGGAATACCTGACGTATGAAACCGAATATTTGCCTTGGTATGCATTTTTTTCGAACTTGCAACGCGTAGCGCAACGCTTGACATTAGAACAACAAAAGTTGTTTGTGAAATACTTGCAAGATATTATgtctaatatatataaacatttgggCTTTACACGAAGCAATGACACAGTACTCGACATTTACAATCGCAATAAGGTCATCAGCTGGGCATGTAAATTTCATTTGTTCGAATGTGATCGTGAAGCGCAGCAGCACTTCGATGCTTTAAAAGCAACTGGCTCTAAGCCGACACCAGATTTTCGTGAAACACTCTATTGTAATGCCATAAGGGATAGCCAACTGACCTATTATGGAATCCTCAACGAATGGTTCCGAAATGAGAAAGTGATTAGTGAAAAACAGAAGCTCATGCGAGCAATGAGCTGTACGCGATTTTTCCATGAAACTCAATACATCAGAATACTCAGCGGTGATATACCAAGTGAATATACCAGTATGAGTATAACGGAAATGTATAAACAGAATCCCGAAAATGTGGAAGCTATCCTCATTATGATCACCACTACTATTGACCACTTGGTAGTCAG AATTGGTGGCTGGTCGAACCTTGCTAACTTAATTCATGACATCGCGAACTACTTAACCACGCCAAAGCAGCAAAAGTTGCTGGAGGATTTCGTGGAGGCGCACAGCTTACATTTCGGTTCTTCTATTTCAATACTTCACGACGCGGTTGCTAATGTCGAAACGAATCTTAAGTGGGCAAATATGCACCTGCCAAAGCTACTACAGTACCTAGAGAGGCGAAATGGTGCTGGCATAAAGAGCATAACTGCgcttttgttgatttttgtaAGCGTTGTTCATAGGTTTCTTTAG